A region from the uncultured Draconibacterium sp. genome encodes:
- a CDS encoding MGMT family protein produces the protein MSDFFNQVYEVVKQIPPGRVTSYGAIAASIGSPGAARMVGWAMNASHAHHEYVPAHRVVNRNGLLTGKHHFDNPNAMKELLEAEGLHVQENRILDFKENFWDPLTEIE, from the coding sequence ATGTCCGATTTTTTTAACCAGGTTTACGAAGTAGTAAAACAAATTCCGCCGGGACGGGTAACATCTTACGGTGCCATTGCTGCCAGCATTGGATCGCCGGGAGCCGCGCGTATGGTAGGGTGGGCAATGAATGCCAGTCATGCCCACCACGAATATGTTCCGGCACACCGGGTGGTTAACAGAAATGGCCTGCTCACCGGAAAACATCATTTTGATAACCCCAATGCAATGAAAGAATTACTGGAAGCAGAAGGACTGCACGTTCAGGAAAACAGAATTCTGGATTTCAAGGAAAATTTTTGGGATCCGTTAACGGAAATTGAATAG
- the trmB gene encoding tRNA (guanosine(46)-N7)-methyltransferase TrmB: MGKGKLKKFDEMKGFEHVVQAPFHKVGHDDFQLKGKWALDFFKNNKPIILELGCGKGEYTVELAAMNPNINYIGVDIKGARLWKGAKQAFQRNMKNVGFLRTNIELITQFFAPNEVYEIWLTFPDPQMRKARKRLTSTTFLNKYRNFLKPGGIVHLKTDSQFQFKYTLEMVKVNGFEILAQTDNLYEWEGLTDVLRIRTYYEKQWLDRGITSKYLAFIPHQNEYLEPNIEIERDEYRSFGRTARDL, from the coding sequence GTGGGAAAAGGAAAATTAAAGAAATTTGATGAGATGAAAGGCTTTGAACATGTGGTTCAGGCACCGTTTCATAAGGTAGGACATGATGATTTTCAGTTAAAGGGAAAGTGGGCTCTTGATTTTTTTAAGAATAATAAACCCATAATTTTAGAGTTGGGCTGCGGAAAAGGCGAATATACCGTTGAGCTGGCTGCAATGAACCCAAACATTAACTACATTGGAGTTGACATAAAAGGTGCCCGGCTTTGGAAAGGTGCCAAACAGGCTTTTCAGCGCAACATGAAAAACGTGGGCTTTTTACGTACCAATATTGAATTGATTACCCAGTTTTTTGCTCCCAACGAAGTGTACGAAATCTGGTTGACCTTTCCCGATCCGCAAATGCGAAAAGCACGAAAGCGGCTTACCTCAACTACATTTTTAAATAAGTACCGCAATTTTTTAAAGCCGGGTGGCATTGTTCACCTGAAAACCGATAGCCAGTTTCAGTTTAAATACACCCTTGAGATGGTTAAAGTCAATGGATTTGAAATTCTGGCTCAAACCGATAATTTGTATGAATGGGAAGGATTAACCGATGTGTTGCGCATTCGTACTTATTACGAGAAGCAATGGCTCGATCGGGGAATTACCAGTAAATACCTCGCTTTTATTCCGCATCAGAACGAGTACCTCGAGCCTAATATTGAAATTGAACGCGATGAATACCGTAGCTTTGGGCGAACTGCCCGCGATTTATGA
- a CDS encoding gliding motility lipoprotein GldH — translation MNRILQSIIFATVLFVTASCDNRRVFDQYKSIPKSSWQKDSLVVFNVPVDDTLQNHNLFINVRNELNYRYSNLWLFVTIEQPGGTALKDTFELVLADPTGKWLGQGFGGLKTRQAVYRRNVFFPHSGTYFIRLQHGMRDEELEGIADVGFRVEKIK, via the coding sequence ATGAATCGTATTTTACAAAGTATAATATTTGCCACAGTTTTATTTGTAACGGCCTCGTGCGATAATCGGCGCGTTTTCGATCAATACAAATCTATTCCGAAAAGCAGTTGGCAAAAAGATTCGCTGGTGGTTTTTAACGTGCCGGTAGATGATACCCTGCAAAATCATAACTTGTTTATAAATGTGCGTAACGAACTCAATTACCGCTACAGCAACCTGTGGCTGTTTGTTACCATTGAACAACCCGGAGGAACAGCTCTGAAAGATACCTTTGAACTGGTTTTGGCCGACCCAACAGGAAAGTGGTTGGGCCAGGGTTTTGGCGGGCTAAAAACCCGACAGGCTGTTTACCGGCGAAACGTATTTTTTCCACATTCAGGAACTTATTTTATCCGCTTGCAACACGGAATGCGTGATGAAGAATTGGAAGGTATTGCCGATGTGGGTTTTAGAGTAGAAAAAATAAAATAA
- the ricT gene encoding regulatory iron-sulfur-containing complex subunit RicT, with amino-acid sequence MKEVNTTDRGICQTKVGNCGKLQVTDWLGDVQPAYKGEDIVEVRFKNTRKDYYKNVNNLKLKVGELIAVEGNPGHDIGIVSLMGELVFEQMKRHKVTLNNGEYRKVYRHAKPVDIDKWKEAISLEHETMIQSRQIVKDLGLDMKIGDVEYQGDRTKAIFYYIADGRVDFRQLIKVLAETFRIRIEMKQIGARQEAGRIGGIGPCGRSLCCSTWMSNFVSVTTNSARHQEISLNPQKLAGQCGKLKCCLNFEVDAYIDAQKDFPPNHIPLETEHMSYSFLKADIFGGIYWYAPRGEGPGTLVAVPVKRVKEVLRLNRNGKKPEKLVVEKYDAGAQKNDTFHNVVGQEDLDRFDRSKKKSRSKNRGSRRQSGRNTPRNQSQTQGQQKDRSKNNNQERERGQNRPQRQNQNRKQRRK; translated from the coding sequence ATGAAAGAAGTAAATACCACAGATAGAGGAATTTGTCAGACAAAAGTTGGAAACTGCGGCAAACTGCAGGTAACCGACTGGCTTGGCGATGTACAGCCTGCCTACAAAGGCGAAGATATTGTTGAGGTACGTTTTAAAAATACCAGAAAAGATTACTACAAAAATGTTAATAATCTGAAGCTTAAAGTTGGCGAATTAATTGCTGTAGAGGGAAATCCGGGACACGATATAGGAATTGTTTCGTTGATGGGCGAACTGGTGTTTGAGCAAATGAAACGCCATAAAGTAACCCTAAACAATGGCGAATACCGTAAAGTATACCGTCATGCCAAACCGGTTGATATCGACAAATGGAAAGAAGCCATTTCGCTGGAACATGAAACCATGATTCAATCACGACAGATTGTAAAAGATTTGGGATTGGATATGAAAATTGGCGATGTGGAATACCAGGGCGACCGCACCAAGGCTATCTTTTATTACATTGCCGATGGTCGGGTTGATTTTCGCCAGCTGATAAAAGTGCTGGCCGAAACTTTTCGTATCCGCATCGAGATGAAACAAATTGGTGCCCGCCAGGAAGCCGGACGTATAGGCGGAATTGGCCCCTGCGGCCGCTCGCTGTGTTGTTCAACCTGGATGAGTAATTTTGTTTCTGTTACTACAAATTCGGCACGGCATCAGGAAATTTCGCTAAACCCGCAAAAACTGGCCGGGCAGTGCGGAAAATTGAAATGCTGCCTTAATTTTGAGGTAGATGCCTATATTGATGCGCAAAAAGATTTCCCGCCAAACCATATTCCGCTGGAAACAGAGCACATGAGCTACTCGTTTTTAAAAGCCGATATTTTTGGTGGAATTTATTGGTATGCGCCTCGCGGCGAAGGCCCCGGAACATTGGTAGCCGTACCGGTAAAAAGGGTGAAAGAGGTGTTGCGTTTAAACAGAAATGGCAAAAAGCCGGAAAAACTGGTGGTTGAAAAATACGATGCCGGTGCACAGAAAAACGATACATTCCACAATGTAGTTGGGCAGGAAGACCTCGATCGCTTCGACCGCTCGAAGAAAAAGAGCCGCTCGAAAAATCGGGGTAGCCGACGGCAATCTGGCAGAAATACGCCCAGAAACCAGTCGCAAACGCAGGGACAACAAAAAGACCGCAGTAAAAACAATAACCAGGAGCGTGAGCGTGGACAAAATCGTCCGCAACGGCAAAATCAAAATCGTAAACAACGTCGTAAATAA
- a CDS encoding DNA polymerase III subunit delta has translation MFFKDVVGQKDVKNRLIRSVQEQRISHAQLFSGPSGTGKLAMALAYAQYISCKNRSETDSCGTCPSCHKYKKLAHPDLHFVFPIFNAKQFNKPVSDDFLPKWREKVLQNPYFELSEWLSHIDAGNAQGEIYERESESILRKLNLKSFESEFKVMIIWLPEKMNIACSNKLLKMIEEPPSKTLFILVTENEEGVIGTIRSRAQLVKFPFVDNESIQNALLQIEGINPEIIPDAVHLASGSYIKALEYLNPGEEEQFYFQKFQEMMRFAYARQVKEMIDWADEMAGIGRDKQKAFFAAALRLVREYFVSNMHRSEIVYMNRAEKDWGKKFAPFINERNIVAFADEFELAIKHISMNGNPRIIFMDTGLRMVRLIKR, from the coding sequence ATGTTTTTTAAAGATGTAGTAGGACAAAAAGATGTTAAAAACCGCCTGATCCGTTCGGTTCAGGAGCAGCGAATCAGTCACGCCCAATTATTCTCGGGGCCTTCGGGTACAGGAAAATTAGCCATGGCTTTGGCTTATGCACAATATATTTCGTGTAAAAACCGTAGCGAAACCGATTCGTGCGGAACCTGCCCCAGTTGCCATAAGTATAAAAAACTCGCTCACCCCGATTTGCATTTTGTGTTTCCTATTTTTAATGCCAAACAGTTTAATAAACCGGTTAGCGACGATTTTTTACCAAAATGGAGAGAAAAGGTACTGCAAAATCCCTATTTCGAGCTTAGCGAATGGTTGAGCCACATTGATGCCGGAAATGCACAGGGTGAAATTTATGAGCGCGAAAGCGAATCTATTTTACGAAAACTAAACCTAAAATCGTTTGAGTCGGAGTTTAAGGTGATGATTATTTGGTTACCCGAAAAAATGAATATTGCCTGCTCGAACAAGCTACTTAAAATGATTGAGGAGCCACCCAGCAAAACGCTTTTTATTTTAGTAACTGAAAACGAAGAAGGGGTAATTGGAACCATTCGATCGCGGGCACAATTGGTTAAATTTCCTTTTGTTGATAATGAATCAATACAAAATGCGCTGTTGCAAATCGAAGGTATCAATCCGGAGATAATTCCTGATGCCGTTCACCTGGCTTCGGGCAGTTATATCAAAGCTTTAGAATACTTAAACCCGGGAGAAGAGGAGCAGTTTTATTTCCAGAAATTCCAGGAAATGATGCGTTTTGCTTATGCCCGACAGGTAAAAGAAATGATTGACTGGGCAGATGAAATGGCCGGTATTGGCCGCGATAAGCAGAAGGCCTTTTTTGCTGCAGCGCTACGCCTGGTGCGCGAGTATTTTGTGTCGAACATGCACCGCAGCGAAATTGTGTATATGAATCGTGCCGAAAAAGATTGGGGTAAAAAATTTGCTCCATTTATTAACGAGCGAAACATAGTAGCTTTTGCCGACGAATTTGAACTGGCTATCAAACACATTTCCATGAACGGAAATCCGCGCATTATTTTTATGGATACCGGTTTACGGATGGTACGATTGATAAAACGATAA
- a CDS encoding phosphoglycerate kinase, with protein sequence MQTISSYDFKGKRALIRVDFNVPLNENFEITDDTRMRAALPTIKKIIEGGGSPIIMSHLGRPKSGPEAKFSLKPLVNHLSELLGGATVKIAPDCIGDEVKAMAEAVKPGEVLILENLRFYKEETAGDEAFAAKLAENGDCWVNDAFGTAHRAHASTAVIAKFFPNDKMFGYLIESEVESLDKVVKAPQRPLTAIMGGAKVSSKITIIENLLNKVDNLILGGGMTYTFVKANGGKIGDSICEDDFIETAKNIEKLAKEKGVNLVIATDVVAADDFSNDANTKICAANAIEDGWQGLDAGPDSIVKMKEVIENSGTILWNGPVGVFEMETFSAGTKAIGAAIVEATKKGAFSLVGGGDSVAAVNQFGIAPGVSYISTAGGALLEYLEGKTLPGVAAVRGE encoded by the coding sequence ATGCAAACAATTAGCAGCTATGATTTTAAAGGGAAAAGAGCCCTTATCCGCGTTGATTTTAACGTGCCATTAAACGAAAATTTTGAAATTACTGACGACACCCGAATGCGCGCTGCACTTCCTACCATCAAAAAAATTATTGAAGGCGGAGGTTCACCAATTATTATGTCGCACCTGGGACGCCCCAAAAGTGGCCCTGAAGCAAAATTCTCGTTAAAACCATTGGTAAATCACCTGAGTGAATTGCTTGGTGGTGCAACGGTAAAAATAGCTCCTGATTGTATTGGCGACGAGGTAAAAGCCATGGCTGAAGCGGTTAAACCGGGTGAGGTTTTAATTCTGGAGAACCTGCGTTTTTACAAAGAAGAAACTGCCGGTGATGAAGCATTTGCTGCTAAATTAGCTGAAAACGGCGACTGCTGGGTAAACGATGCTTTTGGAACTGCCCACCGTGCCCACGCTTCAACAGCTGTTATTGCCAAGTTTTTCCCAAATGATAAAATGTTTGGCTACCTGATTGAAAGCGAAGTAGAAAGTCTCGACAAAGTAGTTAAAGCCCCACAGCGTCCGCTAACAGCAATTATGGGTGGCGCAAAAGTAAGTTCAAAAATTACCATCATCGAAAACCTGTTAAACAAAGTTGACAACCTGATTTTGGGGGGTGGTATGACCTATACTTTTGTTAAAGCAAACGGAGGAAAGATAGGAGATTCAATTTGTGAAGATGACTTTATTGAAACCGCAAAAAACATTGAAAAGCTGGCCAAAGAAAAAGGTGTTAACCTGGTAATAGCCACCGATGTTGTTGCTGCCGATGATTTTAGTAACGATGCCAACACCAAAATTTGTGCAGCCAACGCCATTGAAGACGGATGGCAAGGATTGGATGCCGGTCCGGACAGTATTGTAAAAATGAAAGAGGTAATTGAAAACTCCGGTACAATTCTTTGGAATGGCCCTGTTGGTGTATTCGAAATGGAAACTTTCTCGGCCGGAACAAAAGCCATTGGCGCAGCCATTGTTGAAGCCACTAAAAAAGGAGCCTTCTCGCTTGTTGGTGGTGGAGACTCGGTAGCTGCTGTTAACCAATTCGGCATTGCGCCGGGCGTTTCCTACATTTCAACTGCAGGTGGCGCACTGCTCGAGTACCTCGAGGGTAAAACACTTCCGGGTGTTGCTGCT